Below is a window of Mucilaginibacter ginkgonis DNA.
GTGCTGCGGATATTTGAAGCCTAACTCATAGGCCACCTGGTTGATGGTTTTGCTGCCATCGAATATTTTCTCTTTCGCGGTCTCAATCAATTTTGCCTGAACATATTCTTGCGCGGTCTTACCAGTTTCTTTTTTTACGAGGTCGCCAAAATAGTTGGCAGATAAATTTAATTGCCCGGCACACCATGCAATAGATGGCAGACCAATTATGGCCGGTTTATCAGATTCGAAATAATTATTCAACAAATTTTCGAAACGTTCCAGTATTCCACGATTGACATGATCCCTCAGGATAAACTGGCGATCATAAAAGCGCATGCAGTAATTTAAGAACAATTCGATATTAGCTACAATCAGCTTCTTGCTGTGCTTATCTACACCACGTTCAAGTTCATCATTTATTTTATCAAAGCAATCTAAAACGGTATTGCGTTCGCGTTCGGATATATGAAGCGCCTCGTTTGACTGATAGCCAAAAAAGCCATAGTCGCGCATCTGTTTAGCTAAAGAAGTTCCGAGTAACAAGTCGGGGTGAAATGTCAGCGCATAACCTTTGGGCTGAAAAGTTTCATTATTATTTACACCGGCTACCTGCCCGGGAGCTATAAAAACAAGCGTGCCCTCCTGGTAATCATAAGTGTTTTTGCCATAGCGCAAATCGCCGCATACTACATCTTTCAAGATCACTGTATAAACACCAAAATACATTTGCGAGCCCGACCTGGGGTCGGCTTTAGAGAAGTCCACAATGCTTACCAGCGGATGCTTAGTCTCATTCTTATTAAATGCATTATACTGGCTTACAGTATCGAAACGCTTGATTTGTTCC
It encodes the following:
- a CDS encoding helix-turn-helix domain-containing protein; its protein translation is MEQIKRFDTVSQYNAFNKNETKHPLVSIVDFSKADPRSGSQMYFGVYTVILKDVVCGDLRYGKNTYDYQEGTLVFIAPGQVAGVNNNETFQPKGYALTFHPDLLLGTSLAKQMRDYGFFGYQSNEALHISERERNTVLDCFDKINDELERGVDKHSKKLIVANIELFLNYCMRFYDRQFILRDHVNRGILERFENLLNNYFESDKPAIIGLPSIAWCAGQLNLSANYFGDLVKKETGKTAQEYVQAKLIETAKEKIFDGSKTINQVAYELGFKYPQHFSRIFKQKVGQTPAEYRSLN